In Haliscomenobacter hydrossis DSM 1100, the DNA window GGCACAGTTGGATGCAAATAAGAGTTTGAAGCAGAATCCTTGTTATTAAGGGGATTTGATTCAATGATACCGTAGGGGCTCCCCTGCGTGGGCGCCCTTTCTTAAAAAATCGATGCAAAAGCTATATACTTTTGCATCGATTTTTTTAATTTTGGCTGTCGTATGTGCGGCCCTATGTGGCCGCCCTCATCTGCCGTTTTGGGCGACCACATTTTGGGCGACCACATTTTGGGCGACCACATTTTGGGCGACCACATTTTGGGCGACCACATTTTGGGCGACCACATTTTGGGCGACCACATTTTGGGCGACCACATTTTGGGCGACCACATTTTGGGCGACCACATTTTGGGCGACCACGCAGGGTCGCCCCTACATATTGCCTTTCAAATTTGATTATGCAACCGCGATTTTTTCACCCTCATACATTCGCGGTATGCACAAATTCAATCCAAAAATTCATCATCGCCGGTCTATCCGGTTGAAAGGGTATGATTACGCTCAGCCTGGTTTCTATTTTGTTACCATTTGCGTACAGGATAGGTTACATTTATTTGGTAAAATTCATGATGGGGTCATGGTATCAAATGAGGCCGGTCAAATGATTGAAAAATGGTATTTCGAATTGGCGGAAAAATACCCGGATAAAAAATGCCATGAAATGATCGTCATGCCCAATCATTTTCATTGTATCATCGAAAATATGGACGTATCGCAACCGGGGGCGGACGCCCATGACCGACCACAGGGCGCCCACGTAGGGGCGCCCCTACGTGGGCGCCCTGACCACCACCCCGACACCCCATCCCCATACGGCCCCGAAAATAAAAAATACCACGCCACTGTCGGCGATGCAATGGATTGGTTCAAAACAATGACCACCAACGAATACATCCGAGGCGTAAAAAATGAAGGTTGGGAACGATTCAATGGAAAGCTTTGGCACCGCAATTACTGGGAACACATCATCCGCACCGAAATGGCCTACCACGACATCTCTAATTATATTGTCAACAACCCGAAAAACTGGAACAAAGATTCCTTCTTTTGAAAGCATTTTGCCAACTTTGCATCTCAGTATGAAACAGATAGCAATTGCCATTCTCGCCCTGGTGTGTATTGTGGCCAATGGGTGTAAACATAAAACAACGGAACCGTCAGCGGTCTCCCCTACTACCTTATTTTCCAACATGCCCAGCAGCATTACGGGCATCGATTTTTCCAATCAAATCCAGTACACCGAAGAATACAACCCCTACACCTTCCGGAATTTTTTCAATGGCAGTGGCGTAGGTTTGGGCGACATCAACAACGATGGCCTGATCGACATCTTCTTTTGCGCCAACATGGAAAGCAATCGCCTCTACATCAACAAAGGCAATTTCCAGTTTGAAGACATCACCCAAAAGGCCGGTTTGAGCACCAAAAACGTCTGGTCTTCGGGCGTGGCGATGGTGGATGTCAACGGTGATGGATTACTGGATATTTACGTCTGCAAATCGGGCAAACCCGAAGGCAATCGGCGCTACAACGAACTCTTCATCAACAATGGTGACCTCACTTTTACCGAAAAAGCCGCTGAATACGGCCTGGCCGACTTGGGTTTATCTTCCCACGCCGCCTTTTTTGACTACGACCGCGATGGTGACCTGGATTGTTATTTGCTCAACAATTCCATCAAATCCGTCGGAGGGTATGATCTGGTGAAAGGCCAACGCAACATCCGCGATAAAAAAGGAGGCAATAAACTCTACCGCAACGAGGGCAACAAGTTTGTCGACGTCAGTGAAAAAGCGGGGATTTATGGCAGCAAAATTGGCTTTGGCCTCGGCGTTACGATCGGTGATGTCAACCGCGACGGCTGGCCAGATATTTACGTCTCGAATGATTTTTTTGAAAAAGACTACCTCTACCTCAACCAAAAAGACGGCACTTTCCACGAAGAACTGGAGGACTGGATTCAGGAACTGAGTTTCAGCTCCATGGGGGCCGACATGGCCGACCTCAACAACGATGGCCACCCCGAAATCTTCGTCACCGATATGCTCCCGGAAACGGAAGCCCGCATGAAAACCAAAACCAATTTTGAAGATTGGAACAAATACCAGCGCAACATCCTCAACGGGTATTACCGCCAGTTTACCCGCAACGTATTACAGCGCAACAATGGCGATGGTACTTTTAGCGAAATTGGCCGTATGTCCGGGGTTTTCGCTACGGATTGGAGTTGGGGTGCCCTGATGGCCGACCTCGACAACGACGGCCAAAAAGACATTTTTGTAGCCAATGGACTCCTGCGCGACCTCACCGACCAGGATTACATCAATTTTTACTCCGACCCCGGCAATGTACAAGACCTCATGAAGAAAAAACAGGGGGTGATCACCAAAATGGTAGATGCCATGCCCTCCCAAGCCATTCCCAACTACGCTTTTGCCAATCAGGGCAATTTTTCTTTTCAAAACAAAGCCGAGGAGTGGGGACTGGCCGAACCCAGTTTTTCCAACGGTTCCGCTTATGGAGATTTGGACAACGACGGTGATCTGGATCTGGTGGTCAACAACATCAATATGCCTGCTTTTGTCTACCGCAACAATGTCGATACTTTGCGCAAGCAGAAAGCCAACTACCTCAGTTTTGAACTCCGGGGCGAAGGTAAGAACCCGTTTGCAATTGGAGCACAAGTGAGCATTCGGCACCAGGGACAGACCTTATTCCAGGAACTTTTTCCCATGCGGGGCTTTCAATCCTCGGTAGATTACCGCCTCAATTTTGGTTTAGGCACCTGGACATCGATAGACACCCTGGTCGTGGCCTGGCCCAATGGCCGTTACACCTTACAAACCCGGGTAAAAAGCAACCAAAAACTCAAATTATCGCAGGCTCAAGCCACGCTGGATGAATCACCACTGGCGACACCGAAGTCGAAGCCTTTTTTGGCCAAAGCACCCACTGGACTGGCTTTTCGCCACCAGGAAAATGAGTTTTCCGACTTTGACCGCGACCGGCTCATTTACCAAATGATGTCGTATGAAGGGCCTAAAATGGCCAAAGGAGACATCAACAAGGATGGCCTGGAGGACGTATTTATCGGCGGTGCAAAAGACCAGGCGGGTGCCATATTTATTCAACAAGCCGGAGGGCAATTTCGCCGCACTGTCCAAGCCGCTCTGGAGACCGATAAAGTTTGTGAAGACATGGACGCCATCTTTTTTGATGCCGATGGCGATCGAGACCTGGATTTGTACGTGTGTAGTGGCGGTAATGAATTTCCATCGAGTTCTACCGCCTTGATTGATCGTTTGTACTTCAATGACGGCAGTGGAAACTTCACCAAATCCAACCAAATCCTACCCACTTTTCAGTTCGAAAGCACCTCCTGTGTGGATGCAGCCGATGTTGATGGCGACGGAGATCAGGACTTGTTTGTGGGCGTGCGGTTGCGTTCTTTTGAATACGGCACACCCGTCAATGGGTACGTATTGCGCAACGATGGCCGCGGTACTTTCAGTGACGCCACGGCGCAGCTTGCTCCAGAACTGCTCAATTCGGGCTTGTACACCGATGGACGTTGGGTGGACATCGACCGCGACAGCGATCCCGATCTGGTGGTTTCCGGAACCTGGATGCCCGTGAGGATTTTTAAAAACAACCAGGGGCAACTCCGTGAAATCACCGCCGAGGCTGGCCTGGATAAAAGCAATGGATTCTGGACCTGTATCGAACCCGTAGATGTAGATGGCGATGGCGATCTTGATTTGCTACTGGGCAATCTGGGCAGCAATACCCGCCTCAAAGCCGACGCCGCCCATCCTTTGACCATGTACGTCAACGATTTTGATGGCAATGGGGCCACCGAGCAGTTCATCAGCATTTACGAAAGGGATCGTGCTTTCCCTTTTGCCCTTTTGCCCGATGTGGTGAAACAGATCCCATCGCTGCGCAAAAAATACCTGAAGCACGCCGACTACCAGGGACAAACCATCCAGGATATGTTTCCACCGGAAGCCCTGGCCAATGCCTTGAAATGGGAGGTATTCACCACCCAAAGCTCCATCGCTTTCAACGACGGAAAAGGGCAGTTCACCTTGACTCCCTTGCCTGTCGAAGCGCAAATTTCTTCGGTATACGGAATGACGGTGGATGATGTTGATCGCGACGGCAAAATGGATTTACTGTTGGCGGGCAATTTTTTTCAGGCAAAACCCGAGCTCGGCATCAACGCTGCCAGTTATGGGTTGTTGTTAAAAGGAGAGGGAAAAGGAAAGTTTCGTCCCCTGCATTCTGCGCAATCCGGTTTTCTGGTGAAGGGCGCTGTACGCGATTTGAAATCACTACGTTCAGGCAATCGCAAAATATTGTTGGTTGCCAAAAACGATGATTGGACGGAAATGTTCATTTATTGATAAAAGTTGAGGAGGTTGAGGAGGTTGAGGCTGCCGCAAGCGACACATTAAAAAGTGATGGATTTGTCCCTCGCGGTAGCCTCAACTTCTCAACCTCCTCAACTTCTCAACCATTTTTTACAAAACGAATACTTAATCATGAAACAGCAAGGATTGATATTTTTGGGGTTGATGTTGATGGTATCACTGTTTGTCATGAGCGGCTGCCAGTCGGATTACGAAAAAATGCGCAGCCGGGAAATGGCCAGTGGTGTGCGCCACGATAGTTTGTTCTTTGGTTTTTACATGGGCATGCCCAGCGAAGATTTTTTCGCCCACTGTTTGAACTTGAATCGCCAGCGCATTTTGACCAACGATGTTGGAGGAAAAAGGGTAAAATGTTACATAAAAAGTACCAATCCTCAGATTGCCATGACTTTTTACCCGAATTTTAAAGATGATAAAATTCGGGAAATTCCGG includes these proteins:
- a CDS encoding transposase, which translates into the protein MVSNEAGQMIEKWYFELAEKYPDKKCHEMIVMPNHFHCIIENMDVSQPGADAHDRPQGAHVGAPLRGRPDHHPDTPSPYGPENKKYHATVGDAMDWFKTMTTNEYIRGVKNEGWERFNGKLWHRNYWEHIIRTEMAYHDISNYIVNNPKNWNKDSFF
- a CDS encoding VCBS repeat-containing protein, with the translated sequence MKQIAIAILALVCIVANGCKHKTTEPSAVSPTTLFSNMPSSITGIDFSNQIQYTEEYNPYTFRNFFNGSGVGLGDINNDGLIDIFFCANMESNRLYINKGNFQFEDITQKAGLSTKNVWSSGVAMVDVNGDGLLDIYVCKSGKPEGNRRYNELFINNGDLTFTEKAAEYGLADLGLSSHAAFFDYDRDGDLDCYLLNNSIKSVGGYDLVKGQRNIRDKKGGNKLYRNEGNKFVDVSEKAGIYGSKIGFGLGVTIGDVNRDGWPDIYVSNDFFEKDYLYLNQKDGTFHEELEDWIQELSFSSMGADMADLNNDGHPEIFVTDMLPETEARMKTKTNFEDWNKYQRNILNGYYRQFTRNVLQRNNGDGTFSEIGRMSGVFATDWSWGALMADLDNDGQKDIFVANGLLRDLTDQDYINFYSDPGNVQDLMKKKQGVITKMVDAMPSQAIPNYAFANQGNFSFQNKAEEWGLAEPSFSNGSAYGDLDNDGDLDLVVNNINMPAFVYRNNVDTLRKQKANYLSFELRGEGKNPFAIGAQVSIRHQGQTLFQELFPMRGFQSSVDYRLNFGLGTWTSIDTLVVAWPNGRYTLQTRVKSNQKLKLSQAQATLDESPLATPKSKPFLAKAPTGLAFRHQENEFSDFDRDRLIYQMMSYEGPKMAKGDINKDGLEDVFIGGAKDQAGAIFIQQAGGQFRRTVQAALETDKVCEDMDAIFFDADGDRDLDLYVCSGGNEFPSSSTALIDRLYFNDGSGNFTKSNQILPTFQFESTSCVDAADVDGDGDQDLFVGVRLRSFEYGTPVNGYVLRNDGRGTFSDATAQLAPELLNSGLYTDGRWVDIDRDSDPDLVVSGTWMPVRIFKNNQGQLREITAEAGLDKSNGFWTCIEPVDVDGDGDLDLLLGNLGSNTRLKADAAHPLTMYVNDFDGNGATEQFISIYERDRAFPFALLPDVVKQIPSLRKKYLKHADYQGQTIQDMFPPEALANALKWEVFTTQSSIAFNDGKGQFTLTPLPVEAQISSVYGMTVDDVDRDGKMDLLLAGNFFQAKPELGINAASYGLLLKGEGKGKFRPLHSAQSGFLVKGAVRDLKSLRSGNRKILLVAKNDDWTEMFIY